A segment of the Populus alba chromosome 9, ASM523922v2, whole genome shotgun sequence genome:
TGTCGGGTGAATCGTCTATTATGTTGCCAAACGGTATAACCGCTTTCATCTTTCACATAACAATGCAGATGTTGTGATTCAAGGAGTAGAAACTTTTCGTAGAAAATTGGACTTTGTTATTGATAATTGAGAAATACATTTTGAGCTGTTTGTTGAAATTCCAATTGAATCACATCTCCAGTTTTACATGTGTGATTGTGCTATTGATGTGATTCAGGTTGAGCTAACACGGATGCAACTTAAAAGAGCAAAGAAGCGATCCGACACCCAGGATATAGAACTGGCAATGGATATGATGgttgtattttctaaaaagGATGACAGAAATGCAGACAATGCAATCCTAGAGAGACTGGCCATCAAGTTAGAGCTGCATGCTGTTCCAGACTTGAAAGCAGAAGAAGTAGCAGTCAGGAAACTAGTTAACGAGAGAGGAGTTCAGAATGCTGAAAGCATCCAGCAAATTAAAGACCTTTTGGGAAAATTCAAACAGATTGCTGGGGTTGATGAAGCCGTTGTTCTTGATGGCCCTTTTTCTTCGAAAAGCCTTCAGAGGTGTCGGTCTTTGCTTATCCCTCATGAATTCCTATGCCCAATTACTCTGGAGATCATGGTGGATCCTGTCATTGTGGCAACTGGGCAGGTAATCTCACATTAAACGACTAAGATCCTTTTGATCAGACATGTCACCGTTgaataaacaagttttttaagAAAGTTTTAAGGCTACAGAAACTGAAGtagaaattttaaatattcCAGTAACTATTATATGGAAGCTGAAccagatttttcttttgtttcaaaaGACTTATGAAAGAGAGAGCATACAGAAGTGGCTAAATTCTAATCATCGAACCTGCCCGAAGACTGGTCAAACTTTGGGTCATTTGTCTCTAGCATCGAATTTTGCACTCAGGAATCTTATACAGGAATGGTGTGAGAAAAATAACTATGAACTGCACAAGAAGGATGCTTGTTTAGGCTCTGATGGCATTTCTGCTGAGCTTAAAGAGGAAATCTCTTCCTTGGTTCAAAATCTGTCCTCCAGTGAGTTTGAAGTGCGACGAGAGGCCATCAAGAAGATCCGTATGCTTGCAAAGGAGAACCCAGACAACAGAATTTTGATTGCCAACTATGGAGGGATTCCTCCGTTGGTTCAGCTCTTGTCCTATCAAGACCCCAACATTCAAGAACACACTGTAACAGCTCTTTTGAACTTGTCAATTgatgaaacaaacaaaatactTGTAGCCAGAGAGGGGGCAATTCCTGCTATAGTTGAAATTTTGCAGCATGGAACAAATGAAGCTAGAGAAAACTCTGCTGCAGCTTTGTTTAGCTTGTCAATGCTTGATGAGAACAAAGTTCTAATAGGAGCTTCGAATGGAATCCGTCCCTTGGTACACCTTTTGCAGAATGGGACTATACGAGGTAAAAAGGATGCTGCAACTGCACTCTTCAACTTGTCTTTGAACCAAACCAACAAGTCCAGGGCCATTAAAGCAGGTATCATACCAGCACTGCTCCATTTGCTCGAGGAGAAAAACCTTGGCATGATCGATGAAGCCCTCTCCATATTTTTACTCCTTGCATCACATCCTGAAGGGAGAAATGAAATCGGCAAACTATCTTTCATCAAAACCCTTGTTGATATCATAAGAAACGGGACTCCCAAGAACAAGGAATGCGCCCTATCGGTCCTTCTCCAGCTGGGGTTGCACAATTCATCCATCATCCTAGCAGCACTTCAGTATGGTGTGTATGAACATTTGGTAGAGCTTACAAAAAGTGGAACCAACAGGGCTCAAAGGAAAGCAAATTCTATATTACAGCATATGAGTAAGTACGGACACATTCCATGAAATTCTTGCAGCAAATTAATAGATCGATCATATCTAGCTTCCTATAGAGAGATGCCTGCTTGTGTGTATGAGGGTATATAGCACAACCTTTTTCTGTGTGTCCAGCACccaatatggttttttttttgcaccatTATGTAGGACTGTGTATGTACTGTGAATACACCAGCGTAAGAAATTCTTACAATTCTGGTGATGATAGAAATGTTTATAAAAGGCTGCCAAAAGCAAATAAATGGCTGCCCATCTAGTAATTTTAACAAAGCTTTTTTATCTGACAAATGAGAGACAACTCGTTTGGTACTTGTTTGTTGATTCAGTTGATGTCTGGCTACtccataaattaattatataacccGTGCTAAGCTGTAACTAGGATTCCAGGTTAATCTTTAacgtaagataaaaaaaaatgctgatATTATGGATACATGCATACCCATGCCTGTCAAAATATTTAGAGCAGactataaaatctcaaaatccTAACACAGAAAGGAATTCATATTCCTGCTTTAATTGGGCTAAACCCTGCCGGATGTGTGCTCTCTTCCCTGTATATTTGCATGTATAACTGGTCtcgtattttatttttctccaaaGAAATCTCCCTCTCCCCCTCCATAAGGAATTCGGCATTCAATAGTTACCTCTTCTTTTTGGTGATAAATTATCATTAATTCGTAGAGGACGGCTACCTGCAAGCTAGAAGGAGGTTACTCCTCAAAAGAAGCTACCAGGCTAATGGTTCTTCATCAAGAAGAAGCTCTGAAAGCTGTCGCAGACAATGTTACTCCTCAAGTTCCATGGCTATAATGGTTCCtgatcaagaagaagaagactgtAAAGAATCACACTCCTTTGATCTTCTTCTTATTGAAGCTTCCAACCCTTATTCAAATTTGGATAATTCAAATATAGTATTAGACCAAATCTATTTTTGTGAGTAGTGTTCTTTTATATGTAAGAAATCGCACCTCAAATTTATTATCAGATCCGTAAATCAtagtagaaaaaagaaagaaaaaaagatgccaTCTGCTATATGATTATGATCAAATCAACTTCTTTATAATAAATCTGTCCAAATCAACTCCTTCACTTCTAATTTTGATGAGTATAAACCGCTCCTTCCATCATCTTCGTTTAGGTCGACTAAAAACTATCAATTTATTGGGTTGATCAAACTTAAACGAGGATGACAGATGAACAGGTTTATACATGACAGAATTAGGAGTAGAGGGATTGCTTTGGTTTAATTTATTGCAAGGATGGATTGATATGGTCAAAATCATATAGTAAATATCGATTAGATTTTTGAGTTATCCCAGTAATCATTATCTAGATGGATATTTTACGCGACTATTTGTTGTTCACCATATCGGAAAAAAAAGTAAGCTTCTAACAAGGTTTCGATTGAATCATTATTTAGACCCGATTAATTATAAGtccaaataaaaaccaaactataTTTATAAACCCCCGGCCCATGATttcataattgaatttaatattaaataattgagacttatataattattaattttaaaatttaaaagattaattaaaatgtaCACAAGCTAGTTTAaatattcatgttaaaaaaaattaaaaatttaaagtattaatttaaattgatttgaattattgtttaaaaatttatttttttaaaaaaagttagaattgcattgttcattatataagttttaacatgataaattaaattatagatttataaGGTTGGCTTTAACTTGATAAGAGGTGTTTGGTTTAAAGGTGTGGTTGGTTTATTTTGGTGGAACCGACATAAAAggattgtattttttgtttttgtaaggTATAGTTTATGTTTTAAGAGGGatgtatttttagaaaaaaattaccaGACTTTCAAGCCAAACACACGTTATAAAACCTCAGCCTTACCAAGTATCGGGTCGATAGACTACGCGAGCCGGATTTTATAAAACGGAATAAAGCCCCTTCGTAGCAGCAATAAAGCAAATACGTATGTGTATATACCTACatataacaagtataaaaaacaGTAAACTTcctgcaaaagaaaagaacattctacatttattatataaaaaaaaccccataACAACTCGAAACCCTCGATCGCCCCATCTCCCTCTCCGCCCTTCCCAATTTACTTTGATTTCAATTACTCTGATTTCCAATTCCTCTTTGATTTCTCTTACTTCGATCTCACATTACACAGAAACGGAATcgcactccttttttttttttttcttaaaagaaaattaattgattgattgtagggttagggtttttgatTGATTATTCTGTATAACAATAATATGGGAGCTGCTGGCGATTCGAGCGAGTCAAAAGTGAGTAATGAACAGCAAGGGAAGGGAGAGGAGGGTGCTGTGGTGATTAATATTCGGTGCTCTAATGGTACAAAATTTACTGTGAGGACGAGCTTGGAATCAACGGTTGGGGTTTTCAAATCTCTCTTGGCTCAAAATTGTGATGTCCCACCTGATCAGCAGAGGTTGATTTATAAAGGTCGGATTTTGAAGGATGACCAGACCCTCCATAGCTATGGTGAGTTCATTTCTTTCTTGtattatcgtttttttttttgttttatatatttttgagtgaGAAATGGGACTCTTAGCAATTGTTGGGTCTGATAATGAATGGGCaagaattttgaaaagaaaaaggtaggATTTTTCGTCCTTGTGTGGTTGATTTACATTaaaaggggaaagaaaagaaaaatgcggCAGTGCTTCTATCTGTTTAATTGctagatgatgatgataagagCCTCCTATTGATTGATttgcttgattagaaaattaaagatttgggtatttttattttctgactGATAATTTTTCCatgatgaattgaaaaatgatttaGTTATTAAAGTAGTGAACATCCTAATGCAATTGCTTCTCCATATCCTAGGGTTGACGATTAAATTGTTTGTTCTTTACTTTTGCTGAAGGTCTGCAAGCTGATCACACCATTCATATGGTTCGTGGTTTTTCCCCTGCTCCATCAACTCCTGCTCCTGCTCCTGCTCCTGCTCCTGTCGCTGCTGCTAACCCTGAAAATCCTGATACTACAACAGGGGTTACACGGGGTGTTGGTTCCAATGAAGGTAGGGCCTTTGGACTTGGGGGTGCTGGTATTGGGGCATCTTTGTTCCCTGGACTTGGCTCGCTAGGCGGTGGCAGCCCATCTGGTCTATTTGGAGATGGGCTTCCTGAATTGGAACAAGTACAGCAACGGCTGGCTCAGAATCCCGACATGATGAGGGAAATAATGAATGCACCTGCTATGCAGAGCCTGATGAATAACCCTGAGTTAATACGGTCCATGATGATGAGCAATCCTCAGATGCGTGAGATTATGGACCGAAACCCTGAGCTTGCACATGTTCTTAATGATCCAAGCATTCTTAGACAGACATTAGAATCTGCTAGAAACCCTGAGCTCATGCGTGAGATGATGCGACACACTGACAGGGCTATGAGTAATATTGAATCAACTCCTGAAGGATTTAACATGCTCCGGAGAATGTATGAAAATGTTCAAGAACCATTTTTAAATGCCACAACAATGGGTGGAAATGCTGGCAATGATTTGGGATCAAATCCATTTGCAACCCTACTGGGGAACCAAGGTGGGACTCAAGTCAGGGATGCTTCAAACAACCCTTCAGCCACTGGTTCTGAAACAATGACAGGGCTTGCTGCTCCTAATACAAACCCTCTGCCCAACCCTTGGAACAATGCTGCTGGTGAGCTTCACACCTCTTTGCTTCTGGAAAATCATctagatatctttttttttgctcGAAAGTCATACTCTGAGATCCAATTCAGGAAGTTCTAACAGAGAAATGATAATCATATTTAGATGCCTGTGAAACTTTTAGGTTGAGAAACGTAGTTCCTTGTCTCGAGGAATTCTTGCACTTGCACATTTATTTAGTTGATCTTGAATATCTTGAATTGCACTTTGCTGGAAGAAACTCTTGTAAAGTTActgtttttaaatgataattgaATTATTCTTGATGTTTAAAATGGTGAATTGCTAGGAGGAACCCAGACAAACTCTACTGCAAGGCCAAATCCTGCTGGGAGGGCATCAGGTCTTGGTGGTTTGGGTCTGGGAGGGCTTGGTCTCCCAGGAATGGACAATTTGTTCAATAGCATGCCTGATTCGAATCAAATGACTCAGTTGTTGCAAAATCCAGCTGTATCACAGATGATGCAAAGCCTACTCTCCAATCCTGAATATATGAACCAGGTACTATTGTTATCGAAAGGGTTTTAGCTTATATGATATTCATTGTCTGGGTTCAGTTTtgacaatttgcttttgaattttagaTGCTCAACTTTAATCCCCAACTACGTGGCATGGTTGATTCAAATCCTCAGTTGAGAGAGATGATGCAAAATCCTGAGCTTCTTCGCCAATTAACTTCTCCTGAAACAATGCAGGTATGCTACTTTGAGCAGTCCAAACATGGAATaaccccccccctctctctctctatatatatatatatgcgcgaTATTTGCTGCATTAggttaaatttcttttctgcCTTTGACCCTTTGTTACTCCTCTATTTGCAACAGCAAATGCTAACTTTACAACAGTCACTTCTTCCGCAGCTTCGACAGCAGGCTACTCAGTAAGCGAGGACatttgtttttggttattttCCATGGCTGAAATCTTATTTGCCTATAATTATATTAGTGTTGAGATCATTAAAGGACCTATAATTTATGCTTCCATTGCTCGACAAAATCAGATCTCTATTTAGTCATTGCTTATCCTGTATTTGTTCACTTTCAGGGAATCAGCACAGCCTGGCGCCCCTACAGGTACCCAAGGAAGCAAGAAATCTAGTGAATGCATTTAGAATTTTCTTAAGCATTTCATGAGCGCTTCTATGACCTTGGCAGATTTGTCTGTTTCCCTTATTAAGATTATGCTAAAGTTTTCTTGAATTAACAGGAACACCAAATAATACTGGGCTGGACATGTTGATGAACATGTTTGGTGGTCTGGGAGCAGGCAGCTTATTAGTACCTAACCAACCCGATGGTTAGTTTCTTTCcaccttttttctatttatgtaATATTACCTCATGGCGATTACTCAACGTCACTGAaatttttgttgcttttgtAGTACCCCCAGAAGAACTCTATGCAACTCAACTATCACAACTACAAGAAATGGGTTTCTTTGATACCCAAGAGAATATCAGGGCATTGCGGGCTACAGCTGGAAATGTACACGCAGCAGTAGAGCGACTTCTGGGGAATCTTGGCCAATGAGTtgtttttgaaagcaaaacctTGGAAATGAAAGAAGGGATCTTTCTGAGCAAGGGTTCATATTTTTCCATGTTTAAGTCTCTGAAAACCGACTATAGCAGAATTGCCGCTGCTAGGAcgcaaaagtagaaaaaaaataaaaaaaatgtacaaaTTGGTATTCTTTCATATGGCAACTGCATTTGATccaccttttcttctcttccctcTTCTTCAGTTTCTTCGAAACCTCCTTTCTCAATgtagaaaattttattaatgatcGACAGTGGATGTATTTTACAGCTCAAATTACTTGGTTGATCTATGATCTTTTTCATTTGGCCATTAAGAATACCATTGTTGGATTAAACTGTGAGGTGATCATTTTCCTCctagtttttagattttgtttatgtttacCGTTTCTCTTTTGTCAAGCCATGCCATAACTTGCTTGCTTTGAAAGCTTTGTCGGTAAGTTGAGTGCATTCTAGAGCTGTGCCTTCGTAGATTCCATGAGGTGGCCCGTCTGGTGCATGCCTAGCTTCCTCATGTGTAACTTGTGGTAAGAAGTGTTGATGTACAAGCTTAAACCCGTGGCCGTGGGCTTGTGTAAAGCAGAACGCTTTGTGGCTTAAGTTTATCAGATGTCCAAGCTTCACGAGCTTCGAAACGGGTAGGCCTGTGACAAGGTCTAGAGATAAGTGGCGACctatattttcttgaaataagGAGGGATAGCTGGGAACATTTCAAAGCTAAATACCTCATCAAGGTATTTGTGTTGGAAATAATACTCTCTGCTATGCGGCTGGTGGAACATTAAGACATGAACATTGAACTTGAACCAGTGTGAGCCATACGAGGAAATTAAGAGCAGCCAGGGTTGGCATTCCCTCAAGAGTCAACTGTAAAACTCAGCACGGAAAACAGAGGAGTATTATCGTATATGATGACCATGGAAGCAGAAGCAATTTGAGGCACTCTACTGGATTCTCCATTTCAGCAAGCCTAGGCTTCATGGAATCCTAACACATGCACTAGTTTGGTGGTGGTTTTGCAGTTCTAATTCCTCAATTAAGATTAACTTCAGTTACCTCAAGAATCAAACTCATGGCATAAAAATTCAGTTGCTAA
Coding sequences within it:
- the LOC118032305 gene encoding U-box domain-containing protein 15, whose amino-acid sequence is MERQRVMERGEKAGVSSSSNGGGEVDVVVEMMDVIEAVGLYVGYRRTQRKECLNLVRRLKLLLPLLEEIKEIGNYKLVPSEGLKTSLDNFKKALLAAKKLLKKCSCGSKIYLAMESEAVMSSFHAVYEKLNQALDDLPYDEIGISVEVKEQVELTRMQLKRAKKRSDTQDIELAMDMMVVFSKKDDRNADNAILERLAIKLELHAVPDLKAEEVAVRKLVNERGVQNAESIQQIKDLLGKFKQIAGVDEAVVLDGPFSSKSLQRCRSLLIPHEFLCPITLEIMVDPVIVATGQTYERESIQKWLNSNHRTCPKTGQTLGHLSLASNFALRNLIQEWCEKNNYELHKKDACLGSDGISAELKEEISSLVQNLSSSEFEVRREAIKKIRMLAKENPDNRILIANYGGIPPLVQLLSYQDPNIQEHTVTALLNLSIDETNKILVAREGAIPAIVEILQHGTNEARENSAAALFSLSMLDENKVLIGASNGIRPLVHLLQNGTIRGKKDAATALFNLSLNQTNKSRAIKAGIIPALLHLLEEKNLGMIDEALSIFLLLASHPEGRNEIGKLSFIKTLVDIIRNGTPKNKECALSVLLQLGLHNSSIILAALQYGVYEHLVELTKSGTNRAQRKANSILQHMSKYGHIP
- the LOC118032304 gene encoding ubiquitin domain-containing protein DSK2a, whose protein sequence is MGAAGDSSESKVSNEQQGKGEEGAVVINIRCSNGTKFTVRTSLESTVGVFKSLLAQNCDVPPDQQRLIYKGRILKDDQTLHSYGLQADHTIHMVRGFSPAPSTPAPAPAPAPVAAANPENPDTTTGVTRGVGSNEGRAFGLGGAGIGASLFPGLGSLGGGSPSGLFGDGLPELEQVQQRLAQNPDMMREIMNAPAMQSLMNNPELIRSMMMSNPQMREIMDRNPELAHVLNDPSILRQTLESARNPELMREMMRHTDRAMSNIESTPEGFNMLRRMYENVQEPFLNATTMGGNAGNDLGSNPFATLLGNQGGTQVRDASNNPSATGSETMTGLAAPNTNPLPNPWNNAAGGTQTNSTARPNPAGRASGLGGLGLGGLGLPGMDNLFNSMPDSNQMTQLLQNPAVSQMMQSLLSNPEYMNQMLNFNPQLRGMVDSNPQLREMMQNPELLRQLTSPETMQQMLTLQQSLLPQLRQQATQESAQPGAPTGTPNNTGLDMLMNMFGGLGAGSLLVPNQPDVPPEELYATQLSQLQEMGFFDTQENIRALRATAGNVHAAVERLLGNLGQ